The Devosia sp. SD17-2 genome includes a region encoding these proteins:
- a CDS encoding (d)CMP kinase, giving the protein MIIAVDGPAASGKGTLAAGLADHYGLPHLDTGLLYRAVGRAVQGIEEGPEFVARAIAAACSLDAKALGDRDALTTAEAGAMASRVAVIAEVRAALFAFQREFATQPGGAVLDGRDIGTKICPDADVKLFIQADSKARMERRARQLEGRGLAVDRYALYHQIEERDARDMLNPHGGFYKADDAHLLDTTQLSIEAALRAAIAIIDRTMALKAGGQ; this is encoded by the coding sequence ATGATTATCGCCGTAGACGGCCCAGCCGCGTCGGGCAAGGGAACCCTGGCTGCCGGCCTTGCCGACCACTACGGCCTGCCCCATCTCGACACCGGCCTGCTCTACCGTGCGGTCGGCCGCGCTGTCCAAGGCATTGAAGAGGGCCCCGAATTCGTGGCGCGCGCCATTGCCGCAGCCTGCAGCCTCGACGCCAAGGCCCTGGGCGACCGGGACGCCCTGACGACGGCGGAGGCCGGCGCCATGGCCTCCAGGGTGGCCGTCATTGCCGAGGTCCGCGCGGCGCTCTTTGCCTTCCAGCGGGAGTTCGCGACGCAGCCGGGCGGCGCCGTGCTCGACGGTCGCGATATCGGCACGAAAATCTGCCCGGACGCCGACGTCAAGCTGTTCATCCAGGCCGACAGCAAGGCGCGCATGGAACGCCGGGCCCGTCAGCTCGAAGGCCGGGGCCTCGCCGTCGATCGCTACGCGCTCTATCACCAGATCGAGGAACGCGACGCCCGCGACATGCTCAACCCCCATGGCGGCTTCTATAAAGCGGACGACGCGCACTTGCTCGATACGACGCAACTGAGTATAGAGGCGGCACTCCGTGCTGCCATCGCGATCATCGATCGGACCATGGCGCTCAAGGCAGGGGGGCAATAG
- a CDS encoding DNA translocase FtsK — protein sequence MPSSPVPTLDDVRPVPPRGARGKARPSAAMPKPAPIISIRIPLRIAGMMLLALCAVMLVSMATWSVDDPSLSYATAKSPANWLGYPGAAIADILFQFLGLASLVMVVPVALWGWAMSRRLQPTKLGLRVLSWIGATILATGVLAFIPLPETWPLPTGLGGLSGMLFSNLAASVAGAEPQPITAALFAVIIAAPAMALFWIAMGLGTAIPTAPRKARKGAAEDDSVDEREPNPLVEVAIGAVVHMGYSLRTAFRRARADHAARHAEEQEWRDHAAEPGLEPQQPDVEVREPAFAAPQRRIHAPAVHAPSAHAAPVEPVFEPQHEPVSARFNARPAYDETEIDYPDEVEDADIPFTPDTSVPVVSHTQRGDSRFTPVDHAAPRVAAPAPRPAQGQRVFREAQPSLLDEPAGFELPALSLLAEPRVGGPSPEHAPERLEAMARKLEEVLQDFGVKGDIINVRPGPVVTLFELEPAPGIKSSRVISLADDIARSMSAISARVAVVPGRNAIGIELPNQKRETVFFREMLASSDFEKMKGKLPICLGKTIGGEPIIADLARMPHLLIAGTTGSGKSVGINTFILSLLYQMTPEQCRMIMIDPKMLELSIYDGIPHLLTPVVTDPQKAVVALKWAVREMEDRYRKMSKIGVRNIDGFNQRVSEAAKEGRTISRTVQTGFDRETGEAIYESEEFDLEPLPYIVVIVDEMADLMMVAGKDIEGAIQRLAQMARAAGIHIVTATQRPSVDVITGTIKANFPTRISFMVTSKIDSRTILGEQGAEQLLGNGDMLYMASGGRTKRLHGAFVSDAEVEAVVKHLKSQGAPDYLDSVTADDEEGGMDGGAAGGGDDYAGSGDELYDKAVHIVLTDKKASTSYVQRRLAIGYNKAATLIERMEREGVISPANHAGKREILVGNNADGY from the coding sequence ATGCCCAGCTCCCCCGTACCAACGCTCGATGACGTCCGTCCCGTGCCGCCCCGCGGTGCACGGGGCAAGGCCCGGCCCAGCGCCGCCATGCCAAAACCGGCCCCGATCATCTCCATCCGTATTCCCCTGCGCATCGCAGGCATGATGCTCTTGGCGCTCTGTGCGGTGATGCTCGTGTCCATGGCCACATGGTCGGTCGATGATCCGTCGCTGTCCTATGCCACCGCCAAGTCGCCCGCCAACTGGCTGGGCTATCCGGGCGCGGCAATTGCCGACATCCTCTTCCAGTTCCTGGGGCTCGCCTCGCTGGTCATGGTCGTGCCCGTCGCCCTCTGGGGCTGGGCGATGTCGCGCCGCCTGCAACCCACCAAGTTGGGCCTGCGCGTATTGAGCTGGATCGGCGCCACCATTCTCGCCACCGGCGTCCTCGCCTTCATTCCGCTGCCCGAAACCTGGCCGCTGCCCACCGGGCTGGGCGGTCTCTCCGGCATGCTGTTCTCCAATCTGGCCGCCAGTGTCGCCGGCGCCGAGCCACAGCCGATCACGGCGGCGCTCTTTGCCGTCATCATCGCCGCGCCCGCCATGGCCCTTTTCTGGATCGCCATGGGTCTTGGCACCGCCATCCCCACCGCCCCGCGCAAGGCCCGCAAGGGTGCTGCCGAGGATGACAGCGTCGACGAGCGCGAACCCAACCCGCTGGTCGAGGTCGCCATTGGCGCCGTCGTCCACATGGGCTATTCGCTGCGCACCGCTTTCCGTCGCGCCCGTGCCGATCATGCCGCCCGCCACGCCGAGGAGCAGGAATGGCGCGATCATGCCGCCGAGCCAGGCCTTGAGCCACAGCAGCCCGACGTCGAGGTCCGCGAACCTGCCTTCGCCGCGCCGCAGCGCCGCATCCATGCCCCGGCCGTGCACGCGCCGTCTGCCCATGCCGCTCCCGTGGAACCCGTCTTCGAGCCGCAGCACGAACCGGTCTCGGCGCGTTTCAATGCGCGTCCGGCCTATGACGAGACCGAGATCGACTATCCCGACGAGGTCGAAGACGCCGACATCCCGTTCACACCCGATACTTCGGTGCCGGTGGTCAGCCACACCCAGCGCGGCGATTCCCGTTTTACCCCGGTCGATCACGCAGCGCCCCGCGTTGCGGCTCCCGCTCCGCGTCCAGCCCAGGGCCAGCGCGTCTTCCGCGAAGCCCAGCCGAGCCTGCTCGACGAACCCGCCGGGTTCGAGCTGCCCGCGCTCAGCCTCCTGGCCGAGCCGCGCGTCGGCGGCCCTTCCCCCGAGCACGCGCCCGAGCGTCTCGAGGCCATGGCCCGCAAGCTTGAAGAAGTGCTGCAGGATTTCGGCGTCAAGGGCGACATCATCAATGTCCGCCCCGGCCCGGTTGTCACCCTCTTCGAACTCGAGCCCGCGCCCGGCATCAAGTCGAGCCGCGTGATCTCGCTCGCCGATGACATCGCCCGCTCCATGTCGGCCATTTCCGCCCGCGTCGCCGTGGTGCCGGGCCGCAATGCGATCGGTATCGAACTGCCCAACCAGAAGCGCGAAACCGTCTTCTTCCGCGAAATGCTGGCTTCGTCCGATTTCGAGAAGATGAAGGGCAAGCTCCCCATCTGCCTCGGCAAGACCATCGGCGGCGAACCCATCATCGCCGACCTCGCGCGCATGCCCCACCTGCTCATCGCCGGCACCACCGGCTCGGGCAAGTCCGTGGGTATCAACACCTTCATTCTCTCGCTGCTCTATCAGATGACCCCTGAGCAGTGCCGCATGATCATGATCGACCCCAAGATGCTCGAACTCAGCATCTATGACGGCATCCCGCATCTGCTGACGCCGGTTGTCACCGACCCGCAAAAGGCCGTCGTGGCGCTCAAATGGGCCGTGCGCGAGATGGAAGACCGCTATCGCAAGATGAGCAAGATCGGTGTGCGCAACATCGACGGCTTCAACCAGCGCGTCTCCGAAGCCGCCAAGGAAGGTCGCACCATCAGCCGCACCGTCCAGACCGGCTTTGACCGCGAGACCGGCGAGGCGATCTATGAGAGCGAAGAGTTCGATCTCGAGCCATTGCCCTATATCGTCGTCATCGTCGACGAAATGGCAGACCTGATGATGGTGGCCGGCAAGGACATCGAAGGCGCCATCCAGCGCCTCGCACAGATGGCCCGCGCCGCCGGCATCCATATCGTCACCGCGACCCAGCGTCCGTCGGTGGACGTCATCACCGGCACGATCAAGGCCAACTTCCCGACCCGTATCTCGTTCATGGTGACGTCCAAGATCGACAGCCGCACCATTCTGGGCGAACAGGGTGCCGAACAGCTCCTGGGCAATGGCGACATGCTCTACATGGCTTCAGGCGGCCGCACCAAGCGCCTCCACGGCGCCTTCGTGTCCGATGCCGAGGTCGAAGCCGTCGTCAAACACCTCAAGAGCCAGGGCGCGCCGGATTATCTCGACTCGGTCACCGCCGATGACGAGGAGGGTGGCATGGATGGTGGCGCTGCCGGCGGCGGCGACGATTATGCCGGCTCGGGCGACGAGCTCTACGACAAGGCCGTCCACATCGTACTTACCGACAAGAAGGCCTCCACCTCCTATGTCCAGCGGCGCCTCGCCATTGGCTACAACAAGGCGGCCACGCTCATCGAGCGCATGGAGCGCGAAGGCGTAATCTCCCCGGCCAACCATGCCGGCAAGCGCGAGATCCTCGTGGGCAACAACGCCGACGGCTACTGA
- a CDS encoding TIGR02300 family protein, with protein sequence MANSERGTKRTDPDTGKKFYDLNMDPIVSPYTGKSYPRSFFDQLVSGKAVAARKVDDEDEVEEDEVEDAAAPELVSLEDADAEESGGEDIPDVEDVVVDEELGDDEEDVFLEEDEDEDDGLGFDVGSDEDR encoded by the coding sequence ATGGCCAACTCCGAACGCGGTACCAAGCGTACCGACCCCGATACCGGCAAAAAGTTCTACGACCTCAACATGGACCCGATCGTCTCGCCCTATACCGGCAAGTCCTATCCGCGGTCCTTCTTCGACCAGCTCGTCTCCGGCAAGGCCGTTGCGGCGCGCAAGGTTGATGATGAGGATGAGGTCGAGGAGGATGAGGTCGAGGACGCAGCAGCGCCCGAGCTGGTCAGCCTCGAGGATGCCGACGCCGAGGAATCCGGCGGCGAGGATATCCCTGATGTTGAGGACGTCGTGGTCGACGAAGAGCTCGGCGACGACGAGGAAGACGTTTTCCTCGAGGAAGACGAAGACGAGGACGACGGTCTGGGCTTTGACGTCGGTAGCGACGAAGACCGCTGA
- a CDS encoding glutathione S-transferase family protein, with protein sequence MPTLVHYPLDPASRLIRLMCAEYGVPLDVEEVKPWLREDYLLDLNPAATLPILVTEAEIPIIGIFAAIHAVEDFYAPQAVAGLLPAEPLARAEMWRLVEWMLVKFNDEVTRYLFEEKISKRDLKGTPEPSVLRAAKSNLAEHMLYFNWLLASRNWLAGDEMSLADFALAAHLSTLDYLGDMDWAKAAETRDWYSRIKSRPAFRTLLNDRVVAMPPSKGYADLDF encoded by the coding sequence ATGCCCACGCTTGTGCACTACCCCCTCGATCCAGCTTCGCGTCTCATTCGGCTGATGTGTGCCGAATACGGCGTGCCGCTCGACGTCGAAGAGGTAAAGCCCTGGCTGCGCGAGGACTATCTGCTCGATCTCAATCCGGCCGCCACCTTGCCCATCCTCGTCACCGAAGCGGAAATCCCCATCATCGGGATTTTTGCCGCCATTCATGCGGTCGAGGATTTTTATGCGCCCCAGGCTGTCGCAGGCCTCCTGCCAGCCGAGCCGCTGGCGCGCGCCGAAATGTGGCGCCTCGTCGAATGGATGCTGGTGAAATTCAACGACGAGGTCACGCGCTACCTCTTCGAGGAAAAGATTTCCAAGCGCGACCTCAAGGGCACGCCCGAGCCCTCCGTCCTGCGCGCCGCAAAATCCAACCTTGCCGAGCACATGCTCTATTTCAACTGGCTCCTCGCCAGCCGCAACTGGCTGGCCGGCGATGAAATGAGCCTGGCCGATTTCGCGCTCGCCGCCCATCTCTCGACGCTCGACTATCTCGGCGACATGGATTGGGCCAAGGCCGCCGAAACCCGCGACTGGTACTCGCGCATAAAGTCCCGCCCAGCCTTCCGCACCCTCCTCAACGACCGCGTCGTCGCCATGCCCCCCTCAAAAGGCTACGCCGACCTCGATTTCTAG
- a CDS encoding ammonium transporter, whose amino-acid sequence MTGFKLPLALLGGAAFSATLMTLPALGQDAAEAVEAVVAGDTPLQTQFILNSFLMLFGGILVFWMAAGFAMLEAGMVRKKNVSMQLLKNILMYSLACLAYYVIGYKLMYPGDAWMIPNILGAVGIAVLEPVGLTADAADLTYATVSSDFFFQVMFCATAASIVSGTVAERIKLWPFLIFVAILTALIYPIQASWKWGGGFLDADFGFLDFAGSTVVHSVGGWAALAGAIVLGARKGKYNADGSVNPIPGSNMPLVVLGMFILWMGWYGFNGASQLAMGTIGDIADVGRVMANTNAGALGGALAAAALAAIMYKKVDLTFVVNGALAGLVSVTAEPLTPGLGTASLIGAVGGVIVVFAVPLLDKFKIDDVVGAIPVHLFAGIWGTIAVVFTNPDSSLFGQLVSIVAVGVFTFAISIVAWMVLKAVMGLRPSEEDEELGLDVAEVGVEAYPQFK is encoded by the coding sequence ATGACAGGGTTCAAACTCCCCCTCGCCCTCCTGGGCGGCGCTGCTTTCAGCGCAACGCTGATGACGCTGCCGGCGCTCGGCCAGGACGCTGCAGAAGCCGTGGAAGCGGTCGTTGCTGGCGATACCCCGCTGCAGACCCAATTCATCCTCAACAGCTTCCTGATGCTGTTCGGCGGCATTCTGGTGTTCTGGATGGCTGCGGGCTTTGCGATGCTCGAAGCCGGCATGGTGCGCAAGAAAAACGTCTCCATGCAGCTGCTCAAGAATATCCTGATGTATTCGCTGGCCTGCCTTGCCTACTACGTCATCGGCTACAAGCTGATGTATCCGGGCGACGCATGGATGATCCCGAACATCCTTGGCGCCGTCGGTATTGCCGTGCTCGAGCCGGTTGGCCTGACCGCCGACGCTGCAGACCTCACCTATGCAACGGTCAGCTCGGACTTCTTCTTCCAGGTGATGTTCTGCGCCACCGCAGCCTCGATCGTGTCGGGTACGGTTGCCGAGCGCATCAAGCTCTGGCCGTTCCTGATCTTCGTGGCCATCCTGACCGCGCTGATCTACCCGATCCAGGCCTCCTGGAAGTGGGGCGGCGGTTTCCTCGATGCCGATTTCGGCTTCCTCGACTTTGCCGGTTCCACCGTGGTTCACTCGGTTGGTGGCTGGGCCGCTCTCGCCGGCGCCATCGTTCTGGGCGCACGCAAGGGCAAGTACAATGCCGACGGCTCCGTGAACCCGATCCCGGGCTCCAACATGCCGCTCGTCGTCCTCGGCATGTTCATCCTCTGGATGGGCTGGTACGGCTTTAACGGCGCTTCCCAGCTCGCCATGGGCACGATCGGCGACATTGCTGACGTGGGTCGCGTCATGGCCAACACCAATGCCGGTGCCCTCGGTGGCGCGCTTGCAGCCGCCGCTCTCGCCGCCATCATGTACAAGAAGGTCGACCTGACCTTCGTCGTCAACGGCGCGCTGGCCGGCCTGGTCTCGGTCACTGCAGAACCGCTGACCCCGGGCCTTGGTACCGCCTCGCTCATCGGCGCCGTCGGTGGCGTGATCGTGGTCTTCGCTGTCCCGCTGCTCGACAAGTTCAAGATCGACGACGTTGTCGGCGCCATCCCGGTCCACCTCTTCGCCGGTATCTGGGGCACCATCGCCGTGGTCTTCACCAACCCCGATTCGAGCCTCTTCGGTCAGCTGGTTTCGATCGTGGCAGTCGGCGTCTTCACCTTCGCCATCTCCATCGTCGCCTGGATGGTGCTGAAGGCCGTCATGGGCCTGCGCCCCAGCGAAGAAGACGAAGAGCTTGGTCTCGACGTGGCCGAAGTGGGCGTCGAAGCCTACCCCCAGTTCAAGTAA
- a CDS encoding ammonium transporter produces the protein MKMSKLLGSAALASLLLTLPALAQDAAPEAAAVVEEVAAIDTGDTAWMIVSTLLVILMTIPGVALFYGGLVRGKNVLSVVTQVFGAFSMIALLWVAYGYSLAFSGPTEGGLSAFIGDFSNFFLANVSPDSVSGTIPELVFVVFQLTFACITATLVVGGIAERMKFGAIMAFLAIWFTFSYLPIAHMVWSGAGLFFNMGALDFAGGTVVHINSGVAALVAAIVLGPRLGYMKEPLAPHNLVFAYIGACLLWVGWFGFNAGSALGANGLAAQAFLNTITAPAAAAIAWAIGEKITRGHASALGFISGAVAGLVAITPAAGFAGTFGAIVLGAVTGFVCLWAVVTLKPMLTYDDSLDVFGIHGVGGIVGAIGTAIVADPALGGFGAEGYAMGGQLVTQVLAVLVAIIWSGVVAFVAMLIVKAIFGGARVTENGESDGLDLTTHGERAYN, from the coding sequence ATGAAAATGTCCAAACTCTTGGGGAGCGCTGCATTGGCCTCCCTCCTTCTGACTCTGCCGGCCCTGGCCCAGGATGCCGCCCCCGAGGCGGCGGCAGTGGTCGAGGAAGTCGCTGCCATCGATACCGGCGATACCGCCTGGATGATCGTCTCGACCCTCCTCGTCATCCTCATGACCATTCCCGGCGTCGCCCTCTTCTACGGCGGGCTCGTGCGCGGCAAGAACGTGCTCTCGGTCGTTACCCAGGTCTTCGGCGCGTTCTCGATGATCGCCCTGCTCTGGGTCGCCTATGGCTATTCGCTGGCCTTCTCCGGCCCCACCGAAGGCGGGCTCTCGGCCTTTATCGGCGACTTCTCCAATTTCTTCCTCGCCAATGTCAGCCCCGATTCGGTTTCGGGCACCATTCCCGAGCTGGTCTTCGTGGTCTTCCAGCTGACCTTTGCCTGCATCACCGCCACGCTCGTGGTCGGCGGCATTGCCGAGCGCATGAAGTTCGGAGCCATCATGGCGTTCCTCGCCATCTGGTTCACCTTCTCCTATCTGCCGATCGCGCACATGGTCTGGTCCGGCGCCGGGCTCTTCTTCAACATGGGCGCGCTCGACTTTGCCGGCGGCACCGTGGTCCACATCAACTCCGGTGTTGCAGCGCTCGTGGCGGCCATCGTCCTCGGCCCGCGCCTTGGCTATATGAAGGAACCGCTTGCCCCGCATAACCTCGTCTTTGCCTATATCGGCGCGTGCCTGCTCTGGGTCGGCTGGTTCGGCTTCAACGCCGGCTCGGCTCTGGGCGCAAACGGTCTGGCCGCACAGGCCTTCCTCAACACCATCACCGCGCCTGCCGCCGCTGCCATTGCCTGGGCAATCGGCGAAAAGATCACCCGCGGCCACGCCTCGGCCCTCGGCTTCATCTCCGGTGCGGTCGCTGGCCTCGTCGCCATCACCCCGGCTGCAGGCTTTGCCGGCACGTTCGGCGCGATTGTTCTGGGTGCCGTCACCGGCTTTGTCTGCCTCTGGGCCGTCGTCACCCTCAAGCCGATGCTGACATATGACGACAGCCTCGATGTCTTCGGCATCCATGGCGTTGGCGGCATTGTCGGCGCCATCGGTACCGCCATCGTCGCCGATCCTGCCCTCGGTGGTTTCGGGGCCGAAGGCTATGCCATGGGCGGCCAGCTGGTCACCCAGGTGCTGGCCGTGCTGGTGGCGATCATCTGGTCGGGTGTCGTGGCATTCGTTGCCATGCTCATCGTCAAGGCCATCTTCGGCGGCGCCCGCGTCACCGAGAATGGTGAGAGCGATGGTCTCGACCTCACCACCCACGGCGAACGCGCCTACAACTGA
- a CDS encoding undecaprenyl-diphosphate phosphatase has protein sequence MNADQGLFVPLVLGIIEGLTEFLPVSSTGHLLLAGHFFGLSQPATFIVLIQLGAILAVITVYFAKLGLLIRDALMGKAYAWHFAVAVVLACIPAVLVGVLFREYIQQVIYESPLVICISLLVGGVVLLIVDRMPKAEKYDDIYTFPWHLAVVVGLFQMLSLVPGVSRSGSTVVGAMLFGATKRAAAEFTFFIALPIMVGAFGYDLYKSRDLIDMSLGLNIAIGFAASFVVGALVVKYLLDFVSRHGFAPFAWWRIVVGGAGLIALLVMGS, from the coding sequence ATGAACGCCGATCAAGGTCTTTTTGTGCCTTTGGTGTTGGGAATTATCGAAGGGCTTACCGAATTCCTTCCGGTGAGCTCGACTGGCCATCTCCTGCTGGCCGGCCATTTTTTCGGTTTGAGCCAACCTGCTACCTTTATCGTGCTGATCCAGCTCGGGGCGATCCTGGCGGTTATCACCGTCTACTTCGCCAAGCTGGGGCTGCTCATTCGCGATGCGCTGATGGGCAAGGCCTATGCCTGGCACTTCGCCGTGGCGGTGGTGCTGGCCTGCATTCCGGCGGTTCTGGTGGGTGTGCTGTTCCGGGAATATATCCAGCAGGTGATCTACGAGTCCCCGCTGGTGATCTGCATATCGCTGCTGGTGGGTGGCGTGGTGCTGCTGATCGTCGATCGCATGCCGAAAGCGGAAAAATACGACGATATCTATACCTTCCCGTGGCATCTCGCGGTGGTGGTGGGCTTGTTCCAGATGCTCAGCCTCGTGCCCGGCGTGTCGCGCTCTGGCTCGACCGTGGTCGGCGCCATGCTGTTTGGCGCGACAAAGCGGGCGGCTGCGGAGTTCACCTTTTTCATCGCCCTGCCGATCATGGTGGGGGCGTTCGGCTATGATCTCTACAAGAGCCGCGATCTCATCGACATGAGCCTGGGGCTCAATATCGCCATCGGCTTTGCCGCCTCGTTCGTGGTCGGGGCGCTGGTGGTGAAATATCTGCTCGATTTCGTGTCGCGCCACGGCTTTGCGCCCTTCGCCTGGTGGCGGATTGTTGTCGGTGGTGCGGGGCTGATTGCGCTGCTGGTGATGGGCAGCTGA
- a CDS encoding P-II family nitrogen regulator — protein sequence MKLVVAIIKPSRLEEVRQALTTLDVHGMTVTEVRGYGRQKGHSEIYRGAEYAVHFLPKLKLEIAVDDALADQVSTVIRDAAQTGRIGDGKIFVLDLLAVTRIRTGESGSSAL from the coding sequence ATGAAACTGGTGGTTGCTATCATTAAGCCGTCGCGACTCGAAGAAGTCCGTCAGGCTCTGACTACCCTCGATGTTCATGGCATGACCGTTACCGAGGTTCGGGGCTACGGCCGACAGAAGGGCCATTCCGAGATTTACCGCGGCGCCGAATATGCCGTGCACTTCCTGCCCAAGCTCAAGCTCGAAATCGCCGTCGATGACGCGCTCGCCGATCAGGTGAGCACGGTGATCCGCGATGCCGCCCAGACCGGGCGCATCGGCGACGGAAAGATCTTCGTGCTCGACCTTCTTGCCGTCACCCGCATTCGCACCGGCGAATCCGGCTCATCCGCGCTCTGA
- a CDS encoding alpha/beta-hydrolase family protein, whose amino-acid sequence MSSIQDTDLRPAAAPPSRLRRLRRFAGRRLDAVSTGGWLFGLLFAALSLTPSLIPRTSVVQGILCGCAFAAGYGIGVFLEWLWNFLELRWPNRKVARWVGRLYAGLCLVLVVSFLWFWTGWQNSIRAGMGEAPLEATQPLLVALLAVPPALVLIGVGTLIVHGVRLVAHWLGRLIPRRVALVGAMILIGLTTATIGDGVIVRGVLYSADRFYGDFDRLAGITAPAPTDPLKSGSAGSVIDWDTIGMDARVYVESGPGAEDIADLTGRPAIEPLRVYVGLRSAETPLERAEMALAEMDRIGAFDRSVLVLIMPVGTGWVEPAAIDTLEILHGGDVASVAVQYSYLTSWLSLVSEPDVGVETARALFNVVYDRWRDMPETARPRLYLHGLSLGAYSSAASSSLYDILDDPFDGALWVGPPFATAAWRTVTANRDEGSPIWRPMIGDGSAVRFANRGEDLHGADNWGALRIVYLQYPTDPIVFFDTTLLYREPAWLSGERAPSVSPLLNWYPVVTFLQLALDMALAQTTPTGFGHVYAPQDYFDGWVAVTGADDLTAAEIDALRVKLTRHGDRTHIEGGWFRR is encoded by the coding sequence TTGTCGTCCATACAAGACACCGATCTGAGGCCGGCCGCAGCGCCGCCAAGCCGCTTGCGACGGCTGCGCCGCTTCGCCGGCCGAAGGCTTGACGCGGTCTCGACCGGCGGCTGGCTGTTCGGCCTTCTGTTTGCCGCCCTTTCGCTCACCCCTTCGCTGATTCCCCGCACCTCCGTCGTCCAGGGCATATTGTGCGGCTGCGCCTTTGCAGCCGGCTATGGCATCGGGGTGTTCCTTGAATGGCTGTGGAATTTTCTCGAACTGAGGTGGCCGAACCGCAAAGTGGCGCGCTGGGTCGGGCGGCTTTATGCCGGGCTGTGCCTTGTGCTGGTGGTGTCCTTCCTCTGGTTCTGGACCGGCTGGCAGAACTCAATCCGCGCCGGCATGGGCGAGGCCCCGCTTGAGGCGACCCAGCCCCTGCTGGTGGCATTGCTGGCCGTGCCGCCGGCCCTTGTGCTGATCGGAGTGGGAACGCTGATCGTTCACGGCGTGCGCCTCGTCGCCCATTGGCTTGGCCGACTGATTCCCCGGCGCGTCGCGCTGGTCGGGGCCATGATCCTGATCGGGCTGACGACAGCGACCATTGGCGACGGCGTCATCGTGCGTGGCGTTCTCTATTCGGCCGACCGATTCTACGGCGATTTCGACCGGCTCGCCGGCATTACCGCACCAGCCCCCACCGATCCGCTGAAATCAGGCAGTGCCGGCTCCGTGATCGACTGGGACACGATCGGCATGGATGCGCGCGTCTATGTCGAGAGCGGGCCCGGGGCCGAGGATATCGCTGACCTTACAGGTCGCCCGGCGATCGAGCCGCTGCGCGTCTATGTCGGGCTCCGTTCGGCCGAGACGCCCCTGGAGCGCGCCGAGATGGCGCTGGCAGAGATGGACCGCATCGGCGCCTTCGACCGCTCTGTGCTGGTGCTGATCATGCCGGTCGGCACCGGCTGGGTGGAGCCGGCGGCCATCGACACGCTGGAAATCCTCCATGGCGGGGACGTCGCAAGCGTTGCGGTGCAATATTCCTATCTCACCAGCTGGCTGTCGCTGGTCTCTGAGCCGGATGTGGGCGTGGAAACGGCACGGGCGCTGTTCAACGTCGTCTATGATCGCTGGCGCGACATGCCGGAAACGGCGCGGCCACGGCTCTACCTCCATGGCCTCAGCCTTGGAGCCTATAGTTCTGCCGCCTCGAGCTCGCTCTACGATATTCTGGACGATCCCTTCGACGGCGCGCTCTGGGTGGGCCCGCCGTTCGCCACGGCCGCCTGGCGGACGGTGACGGCCAATCGCGACGAGGGGTCGCCCATATGGCGGCCGATGATCGGCGACGGCTCCGCGGTGCGCTTTGCCAATCGGGGCGAGGATCTGCATGGGGCCGACAACTGGGGGGCCCTGCGCATCGTCTATCTCCAATATCCGACCGACCCCATCGTCTTCTTCGATACGACCCTGCTTTATCGCGAGCCGGCCTGGCTCTCGGGCGAAAGGGCGCCTTCAGTGTCGCCGCTGCTCAACTGGTATCCGGTGGTTACCTTCCTGCAGCTGGCGCTCGACATGGCGCTGGCCCAGACAACGCCGACCGGCTTTGGCCATGTCTACGCGCCGCAGGATTATTTTGATGGCTGGGTGGCAGTGACCGGGGCCGATGACCTCACTGCGGCCGAGATCGACGCTTTGCGGGTAAAGCTCACGCGGCATGGCGATCGCACCCATATCGAGGGCGGCTGGTTCCGGCGGTAG
- a CDS encoding outer membrane lipoprotein carrier protein LolA: MIRRHALLLGAAMALVPIFPALAQGRTLSPEEQQLIGEINAHNTAIRTMAGRFLQIDTNGGRTEGTFFLERPDKVRFRYNPPSREEIVSVGRGFYVLNRSDETYYAYPQDSIPLRQFLGDQINLLNANVVDVSTSDGYMSITVVDQTVAGTVQVSLIFDVDTKDLAQWSLVEPSGAELTFSLYDVQKGVEIPRSYFSIPANYKGLDPSTR, encoded by the coding sequence ATGATTCGCCGTCATGCCCTCCTGCTTGGTGCCGCAATGGCCCTGGTCCCCATTTTCCCCGCTCTGGCCCAGGGTCGCACCCTCAGCCCTGAGGAACAGCAGCTCATCGGCGAAATCAACGCCCACAACACCGCCATCCGCACCATGGCTGGCCGGTTCCTCCAGATCGACACCAATGGCGGGCGCACGGAAGGCACGTTCTTCCTCGAGCGCCCCGACAAGGTGCGCTTCCGCTACAATCCCCCCTCCCGCGAGGAAATCGTCTCGGTCGGCCGCGGCTTTTACGTGCTGAACCGCTCTGACGAGACCTATTACGCTTATCCGCAGGACTCGATCCCGCTGCGCCAGTTCCTCGGCGACCAGATAAACCTGCTCAATGCCAATGTCGTCGATGTCTCGACTTCGGACGGCTACATGTCGATCACAGTGGTTGACCAGACGGTCGCCGGCACCGTCCAGGTGTCGCTGATCTTTGACGTCGATACCAAGGATCTGGCGCAGTGGAGCCTCGTCGAGCCGAGCGGCGCCGAACTCACCTTCTCGCTCTACGACGTCCAAAAGGGCGTTGAGATCCCGCGCTCCTATTTTTCCATCCCGGCCAACTACAAGGGTCTAGACCCCTCGACGCGGTAA